Proteins encoded within one genomic window of Kaistia algarum:
- a CDS encoding YciI family protein, producing MQYMLLLYLDETAWPTMTPEQQAEGIAAYGAYIEALTKSGALVGTGRLQPTHLATTVRLQDGKPLVLDGPYADTKEQLGGYFLIEAPDLDAALAWTARCPTVSHGVVEVRPIWPMSG from the coding sequence ATGCAGTACATGCTCCTGCTCTATCTGGACGAGACCGCCTGGCCGACCATGACGCCGGAGCAGCAGGCGGAGGGCATTGCCGCCTACGGCGCCTATATCGAAGCGCTCACGAAATCTGGAGCGCTTGTCGGCACCGGCCGCCTCCAGCCGACCCATCTGGCGACGACCGTCCGCCTGCAGGATGGTAAGCCACTCGTTCTCGATGGCCCCTATGCCGACACCAAGGAGCAGCTCGGGGGATATTTCCTGATCGAGGCGCCCGATCTCGACGCGGCTCTTGCCTGGACGGCGCGCTGTCCGACCGTCAGCCACGGCGTCGTCGAAGTCCGGCCCATCTGGCCGATGTCGGGCTGA
- a CDS encoding dihydrofolate reductase family protein — MARLSVFEQVSVDGYFVDRHGDMSWAKGRRDEEFDAFVEGNAAGGSTLVFGRVTYEMMASFWPTNWAASANPVVAERMNALPKIVFSRTLGSADWHNTRLVRSDLIGEIERLKGRDSDLAVLGSGSIVAQLAEADLVDEYQIVVFPLVLGGGRSMFEGQTRRFGVEPLEVRRFHNGCVLLRYEPARQ, encoded by the coding sequence ATGGCGCGTCTCAGTGTCTTCGAGCAGGTGTCGGTCGACGGATATTTCGTCGACCGGCACGGCGATATGAGCTGGGCCAAGGGCCGACGCGACGAGGAGTTCGATGCTTTCGTCGAGGGCAATGCCGCAGGCGGCAGCACGCTGGTCTTCGGCCGCGTCACCTATGAGATGATGGCGAGTTTCTGGCCCACCAACTGGGCCGCCAGCGCCAATCCCGTTGTCGCAGAGCGGATGAACGCCCTGCCGAAAATCGTCTTCTCCCGGACGCTCGGAAGCGCCGACTGGCACAATACGCGGCTCGTCCGCAGCGACCTCATTGGCGAGATAGAGCGATTGAAAGGTCGGGACAGCGACCTCGCCGTTCTGGGCAGCGGCAGCATCGTGGCGCAACTGGCAGAAGCGGACCTCGTCGACGAATATCAGATCGTCGTCTTCCCGCTGGTTCTGGGCGGGGGACGATCCATGTTCGAGGGGCAGACGCGGCGCTTCGGCGTCGAGCCCCTGGAGGTGCGCCGGTTCCACAACGGCTGCGTGCTTCTTCGCTACGAGCCGGCGCGCCAGTGA
- a CDS encoding RNA polymerase sigma factor, whose amino-acid sequence MSAEASRLLAEGVARASYGKLVAILSARSRDVAAAEDALAEAFAAALVDWPQKGPPDNPEAWLMTTARRKMTDQARRRRTGDAFAEAFRILADEIDETGRAAIPDQRLALLFTAAHPALDPDIRTPLMLQVVLGLDAKQIASAFLASPAAMAKRLVRAKAKIREAGIPFAIPDREAMPERLDAVLAAIYAAYSEGWGNMEADGRDLTGEAIFLARIVAELLPDEAEAIGLLALLLHTDARRPARRSNSGDYVPLSEQSPALWDAARISEAETLLRRAASLRRIGRYQIEAALQSAHAVRHRDGVDNWSDLLRLYDALVALVPSPVIVINRALALAEIEGPLAGLAALDGIAAEPRLAEYQPYWAARADLLARADDADSAAEAFDRAIGLASDPAVRRFLLKRRTALFKNR is encoded by the coding sequence GTGAGCGCGGAAGCGTCGCGCCTGCTTGCCGAGGGTGTGGCACGGGCGAGCTATGGCAAGCTCGTCGCCATCCTCTCGGCGCGCTCGCGTGACGTGGCTGCCGCCGAAGACGCCCTCGCCGAGGCCTTTGCCGCCGCGCTCGTAGACTGGCCGCAGAAAGGTCCGCCCGACAATCCGGAGGCTTGGCTGATGACCACGGCGCGGCGGAAGATGACGGACCAGGCGAGGCGTCGGCGCACCGGCGATGCCTTCGCCGAGGCCTTCCGCATCCTCGCGGACGAGATCGACGAAACCGGCCGGGCGGCCATCCCGGACCAGCGCCTCGCCCTCCTCTTCACCGCCGCCCATCCCGCGCTCGATCCCGACATCCGCACGCCCCTGATGCTGCAGGTCGTGCTCGGCCTCGACGCGAAGCAGATCGCCTCCGCATTCCTTGCCTCGCCGGCCGCGATGGCCAAGCGGCTCGTGCGCGCCAAGGCGAAGATCCGCGAGGCCGGCATCCCCTTCGCCATCCCCGACCGCGAAGCGATGCCCGAGCGGCTGGATGCGGTGCTCGCAGCGATCTATGCCGCCTATTCCGAGGGTTGGGGCAATATGGAGGCCGACGGCCGGGACCTGACCGGGGAAGCGATATTCCTGGCGCGGATCGTTGCGGAGTTGCTGCCGGACGAAGCCGAGGCGATCGGTCTCCTCGCCCTCCTTCTCCATACCGACGCGCGCCGCCCGGCCCGGCGGAGCAATAGCGGCGACTATGTTCCGCTGTCCGAACAGTCGCCGGCGCTCTGGGACGCCGCAAGGATCAGCGAGGCCGAGACGCTGCTGCGACGCGCCGCATCGCTCCGCAGGATCGGCCGCTATCAGATCGAGGCCGCGCTGCAATCGGCTCACGCCGTGCGCCACCGCGACGGCGTCGACAACTGGTCGGACTTGCTCCGTCTCTATGATGCGCTTGTGGCGCTGGTGCCCTCGCCCGTGATCGTCATCAACCGCGCCCTGGCGCTCGCCGAGATTGAGGGACCGCTAGCCGGCCTCGCTGCGCTTGACGGCATCGCGGCCGAGCCTCGTCTCGCCGAATATCAGCCCTATTGGGCCGCACGCGCCGATCTCCTCGCCCGCGCCGACGACGCTGACAGCGCAGCGGAAGCCTTCGATCGCGCGATCGGCCTTGCCAGCGATCCGGCCGTCCGGCGCTTCCTGCTGAAGCGGCGCACGGCGCTCTTCAAAAATCGATAA
- a CDS encoding NAD(P)-dependent alcohol dehydrogenase — translation MFICTGYAAQSSDAPLAPHSFQRRDPGPTDVEIEILYCGVCHSDLHTARGEWPGTVYPNIPGHEIVGRVRRVGAEVKAFKVGDLAGVGCMVDSCRTCSSCVEGLEQYCLVGNTGTYNAPDKHTGGVTYGGYSKAIVVDEAFVLRLPENLDLAAVAPLLCAGITTYSPMRHWKVGPGQTVGIVGLGGLGHMGVKIAHALGAKVVMFTTSESKRGDAMRLGADEVVVTRGPEAMKPWAGKLDFILDAVSADHDINAYLALLKRDGTLVQVGAPPSPLSVQVSNLIMGRRRFAGSLIGGIAETQEMLDFCGKHGITADIEMIPIDKVNEAYDRMLKSDVKYRFVIDMATLAAA, via the coding sequence ATGTTCATCTGCACCGGCTATGCCGCGCAGTCGTCCGACGCGCCGCTTGCCCCCCATTCGTTCCAGCGACGCGATCCCGGCCCGACTGATGTCGAGATCGAGATCCTCTATTGCGGCGTGTGCCATTCCGATCTCCATACCGCCCGCGGCGAATGGCCGGGAACGGTCTATCCCAATATTCCCGGACACGAGATCGTTGGCCGTGTTCGCCGCGTCGGTGCCGAGGTCAAGGCCTTCAAGGTCGGCGATCTTGCCGGCGTCGGCTGCATGGTCGATTCCTGCCGGACCTGTTCAAGCTGCGTCGAGGGGCTGGAGCAATATTGCCTCGTCGGCAATACGGGCACCTATAACGCCCCAGACAAGCACACCGGCGGCGTGACTTATGGCGGTTATTCCAAGGCGATCGTCGTCGACGAAGCTTTCGTGCTGCGTCTGCCAGAGAATCTCGACCTCGCGGCCGTTGCGCCTCTGCTCTGCGCCGGCATCACGACCTATTCGCCGATGCGCCATTGGAAGGTTGGCCCGGGGCAGACAGTCGGCATCGTCGGGCTCGGCGGCCTCGGCCATATGGGCGTCAAGATCGCGCATGCGCTCGGCGCCAAGGTCGTGATGTTCACGACCTCCGAGAGCAAGCGCGGCGATGCGATGCGTCTCGGTGCGGACGAGGTCGTCGTGACGCGCGGTCCCGAGGCGATGAAGCCCTGGGCCGGCAAGCTCGACTTCATTCTCGACGCCGTCTCTGCCGACCATGACATCAATGCCTATCTGGCCCTGCTGAAGCGCGACGGAACGCTGGTCCAGGTCGGCGCCCCGCCGAGCCCGCTGAGTGTCCAGGTCTCGAACCTGATCATGGGCCGACGCCGCTTCGCCGGCTCGCTGATCGGCGGCATTGCCGAGACACAGGAGATGCTCGATTTCTGCGGCAAGCATGGCATCACCGCCGATATCGAGATGATTCCGATCGACAAGGTCAACGAGGCCTATGACCGGATGCTGAAGAGCGACGTGAAATATCGCTTCGTTATCGACATGGCCACGCTGGCAGCGGCGTGA
- the rpsD gene encoding 30S ribosomal protein S4 — protein MSKRASSKHKIDRRLGENLWGRPKSPVNKREYGPGQHGQRRKGKVSDYGTQLRAKQKLKGYYGNISEKQFRKIYAEATRRKGDSSESLVGLLECRLDAVVYRAKFVPTVFASRQFVSHGHVKVNGRRVTIPSYSVKVGDLIEVKESSKQLAMVLEATQLAERDVPDYIEVDHHKMTATFSRVPGLADVPYPVQMEPNLVVEFYSR, from the coding sequence ATGTCGAAGCGTGCTTCGTCCAAACATAAGATTGACCGCCGTCTTGGCGAAAACCTCTGGGGCCGTCCGAAGTCCCCGGTCAACAAGCGCGAATACGGCCCGGGCCAGCATGGCCAGCGCCGCAAGGGCAAGGTGTCCGATTACGGCACCCAGCTCCGCGCCAAGCAGAAGCTCAAGGGCTATTACGGCAATATCTCCGAGAAGCAGTTCCGGAAGATCTATGCCGAGGCGACGCGCCGGAAGGGCGATTCGTCCGAGAGCCTGGTCGGCCTGCTTGAGTGCCGTCTCGACGCGGTCGTGTACCGCGCCAAGTTCGTGCCGACCGTCTTCGCCTCGCGCCAGTTCGTGTCGCATGGCCACGTCAAGGTCAACGGCCGCCGCGTCACCATCCCGAGCTACTCGGTGAAGGTCGGCGACCTGATCGAGGTCAAGGAGAGCTCGAAGCAGCTCGCCATGGTTCTCGAGGCGACCCAGCTCGCCGAGCGCGACGTGCCGGATTATATCGAGGTCGACCATCACAAGATGACCGCGACGTTCTCCCGCGTACCCGGCCTTGCCGACGTGCCCTATCCGGTCCAGATGGAACCGAACCTGGTCGTCGAGTTCTATTCGCGCTGA
- the ttcA gene encoding tRNA 2-thiocytidine(32) synthetase TtcA — MSETLDPADDLDAGGAHPLFRRSPSSVEFGKLRKRLVRQTRQALDDFAMVRPGDRWLVCLSGGKDSYALLAVLLDLKWRGLLPVDLLACNLDQAQPGFPADVLPDFLEGIGMPYRIERQDTYSVVMSKVPTGKTYCALCSRLRRGHLYRVAREEGCQAVVLGHHREDILETFFLNLFHGGKLATMPPKLVNEEGDLFVLRPLAYAAEDDIARFSAAMEFPIIPCDLCGSQEGLQRNQIKAMLADWEKKSPGRKETMLRALGSGNPSHLLDRTMFDFAGLNLRT, encoded by the coding sequence ATGTCCGAAACGCTCGATCCCGCCGATGATCTGGACGCGGGCGGTGCCCACCCGCTCTTTCGCCGTTCGCCGTCCTCGGTAGAGTTCGGCAAACTGCGCAAGCGCCTCGTTCGGCAGACGCGGCAGGCGCTGGACGATTTCGCCATGGTGCGGCCGGGGGATCGCTGGCTGGTCTGCCTTTCCGGCGGCAAAGATTCCTATGCGCTCCTTGCCGTGCTCCTGGATCTGAAATGGCGCGGGCTGCTACCGGTCGATCTGCTGGCCTGCAATCTCGACCAGGCGCAGCCGGGCTTTCCCGCCGACGTGCTGCCTGATTTCCTGGAGGGCATCGGCATGCCCTACCGGATCGAGCGGCAGGACACCTATTCGGTCGTCATGTCCAAGGTGCCGACGGGCAAGACGTATTGCGCGCTGTGCTCGCGGCTTCGCCGTGGCCATCTCTATCGCGTCGCCCGCGAGGAGGGCTGCCAGGCGGTGGTGCTCGGCCATCACCGCGAGGACATCCTCGAAACTTTCTTCCTGAACCTCTTCCATGGCGGCAAGCTCGCCACGATGCCGCCCAAACTGGTCAATGAGGAGGGCGACCTCTTCGTCCTGCGCCCGCTCGCCTATGCGGCGGAAGACGACATCGCCCGCTTCTCGGCGGCGATGGAATTCCCGATCATCCCCTGCGATCTCTGCGGCTCGCAGGAAGGGCTGCAACGCAACCAGATCAAGGCGATGCTGGCGGATTGGGAGAAGAAGTCGCCGGGCCGCAAGGAAACCATGCTGCGCGCGCTCGGGAGCGGCAATCCCTCGCATCTGCTCGATCGGACGATGTTCGATTTCGCGGGACTGAACCTGCGGACTTAG
- a CDS encoding DMT family transporter has translation MNRADRSQHGAPLGFAAILVTIVTWASAFAAIRVGLRHLTPVELAAARYLMAAVPAGLYLLIMRPPLPAWRDLLRLAIIGPLFIAAYSVLLNTGEMTVAAGPASFIIQMNPVIVALIALPMLGERFGLWGWVGTAISFVGVAFIAFGSGETFGFDPGVLLILAAALCTSVSTIIQKPMLGRMPALVVTAWILFIGALPLLPAVPDTIEALGRAPTDVVVAILYLALFPTVIGYWTWAIALKQFPAARASNFLYLIAPTATVIGIVWLGEVPTPAALIGGAMAIGGVVLVNAMRRR, from the coding sequence ATGAACAGAGCTGATCGTTCACAGCACGGCGCGCCCTTGGGCTTTGCCGCGATCCTCGTCACCATCGTGACCTGGGCTTCCGCCTTCGCGGCCATCCGCGTCGGGCTGCGCCATCTGACGCCGGTCGAGCTTGCGGCGGCGCGCTATCTGATGGCGGCGGTCCCGGCCGGGCTCTATCTGCTGATCATGCGGCCGCCTCTGCCGGCGTGGCGCGATCTGCTGCGGCTCGCCATCATCGGCCCCCTGTTCATCGCCGCCTATTCCGTGCTGCTCAATACCGGCGAGATGACGGTTGCTGCCGGGCCCGCTTCCTTCATCATCCAGATGAACCCGGTGATCGTGGCGCTGATCGCTCTGCCCATGCTCGGCGAGCGCTTCGGACTTTGGGGCTGGGTCGGCACGGCGATCTCGTTCGTAGGCGTCGCCTTCATCGCGTTTGGCAGCGGCGAGACCTTCGGCTTCGATCCCGGCGTGCTGCTGATCCTCGCCGCCGCGCTCTGCACCTCGGTATCGACGATCATCCAAAAGCCGATGCTCGGCCGCATGCCCGCGCTTGTCGTGACCGCCTGGATCCTCTTCATCGGCGCGCTACCGCTATTGCCGGCGGTCCCGGATACGATCGAAGCGCTCGGCCGCGCCCCGACCGATGTCGTGGTGGCGATCCTCTATCTCGCCCTGTTCCCCACCGTCATCGGCTATTGGACCTGGGCGATCGCGCTCAAGCAGTTCCCCGCCGCCCGTGCCTCCAACTTCCTTTATCTGATCGCGCCGACAGCGACCGTGATCGGCATCGTCTGGCTGGGCGAGGTACCGACGCCGGCCGCCCTTATCGGCGGCGCGATGGCGATCGGCGGCGTCGTCCTCGTCAACGCGATGCGGCGGCGCTGA